The proteins below come from a single Tissierella sp. MB52-C2 genomic window:
- a CDS encoding IS3 family transposase yields the protein MARNKYPEQTLEQLFQYIEGLYNRKRIHSSINYMTPDAYEQICRTA from the coding sequence ATGGCACGTAACAAATATCCTGAACAGACATTAGAACAGTTATTTCAATACATAGAGGGATTGTATAATAGGAAAAGAATCCATTCCTCTATAAATTATATGACTCCAGATGCATATGAGCAAATATGTAGAACAGCATAA
- a CDS encoding FRG domain-containing protein, with protein sequence MSNVPNSIEVEFNKCFNETNGDAPVVQCIGRAKSVQDYLRIIDEAFGNICPSNKNCQLWYRGQPQAGFNLIPRIARSPLSPNDEILFLSKFKSLAIPDVQYLPSFPIPNGPAAYWHWLFQMQHYGVPTRLMDWSRDAFVGLFFAVTQAPTDVGNDAAVWVLNPVILNQAFSFHSFVNPGYIPNVDEPIVDLYFGPNAQILGTTKPAAVIGPMNSPRIVAQRGTFTVFPRVADVTALNLFTDANKYLLKICIAAESIDLIKKQLTRYGITRFALFPDLCNIADEINLELMQEGQIPPS encoded by the coding sequence ATGAGTAATGTACCAAACTCTATAGAAGTAGAATTTAACAAATGTTTCAATGAAACCAATGGGGATGCCCCTGTTGTTCAATGTATAGGCCGCGCAAAATCCGTACAGGATTATTTGAGAATAATAGATGAAGCATTCGGAAATATTTGCCCAAGCAATAAAAACTGTCAATTGTGGTACCGTGGCCAACCACAGGCAGGATTTAATTTGATCCCGAGAATCGCAAGATCACCCTTAAGTCCCAATGATGAGATATTATTTTTATCGAAATTTAAATCTCTTGCAATACCCGATGTTCAGTACCTTCCGTCATTTCCTATTCCAAACGGGCCTGCAGCTTACTGGCACTGGCTATTCCAAATGCAGCACTATGGTGTACCCACCAGGCTGATGGACTGGTCCCGCGATGCATTTGTAGGTTTGTTTTTTGCCGTTACACAAGCACCTACCGATGTAGGAAATGATGCTGCAGTATGGGTACTCAATCCCGTAATATTGAATCAGGCCTTTTCATTCCACAGTTTCGTAAATCCAGGGTATATTCCTAATGTGGATGAACCGATTGTAGATCTCTACTTTGGTCCTAATGCGCAAATACTCGGCACTACAAAACCAGCTGCAGTAATCGGGCCTATGAACAGCCCGAGGATAGTAGCCCAAAGGGGAACTTTCACTGTATTCCCACGTGTTGCAGATGTTACTGCTCTGAACCTGTTCACTGATGCTAATAAATATTTATTAAAGATTTGCATTGCTGCTGAAAGCATCGACTTAATCAAGAAACAATTAACACGTTATGGAATAACAAGATTCGCCCTATTTCCAGACCTTTGCAATATCGCGGATGAGATTAATCTTGAGCTAATGCAGGAAGGTCAGATACCTCCATCTTAA
- the rhuM gene encoding RhuM family protein, whose translation MKNYRRVQNVGVREVERNTKFYNLDMILSIGYRVCFNVGN comes from the coding sequence ATTAAGAATTACAGACGAGTTCAAAATGTGGGGGTACGTGAGGTTGAAAGAAATACAAAATTTTATAATCTTGATATGATTCTTTCGATAGGTTATCGTGTGTGCTTTAATGTTGGAAACTAG
- a CDS encoding ATP-binding protein produces MNNYVKLLNNLENLELKNMKSNIDQYIEMVNSNERSVVDALYELSELEIKAKTERAMNACVKVASFPFYKTLDDFDFDFQPTVNKQQLLDLSTLRFIENNENILFLGTPGVGKTHLATSIGIECARNRYSTYFISFHELIAQLKKALLENRLGTRLKHFAKYKILIIDAYFLHQLYHKYHINPLKYPLL; encoded by the coding sequence TTGAATAATTATGTAAAGCTATTAAACAATCTAGAAAATCTAGAATTGAAGAATATGAAATCTAATATTGATCAATATATAGAAATGGTAAATTCTAATGAAAGAAGTGTTGTAGATGCATTATATGAGCTTAGTGAATTAGAGATTAAAGCTAAGACAGAAAGAGCTATGAATGCATGTGTAAAGGTTGCTAGTTTTCCTTTTTATAAAACCTTAGATGATTTTGATTTTGACTTTCAACCTACAGTCAATAAACAGCAACTATTAGATTTATCCACCTTAAGGTTTATAGAAAACAATGAAAATATTCTCTTTCTAGGTACGCCAGGTGTAGGTAAAACTCACTTGGCAACCTCAATAGGAATAGAATGTGCTAGAAATAGATATTCAACATATTTTATCTCTTTTCATGAATTAATTGCACAACTTAAAAAGGCACTTTTAGAAAACAGGTTAGGAACAAGACTTAAACATTTTGCGAAGTATAAGATATTAATAATTGATGCATATTTCCTACATCAGCTGTACCATAAATATCATATAAATCCTTTAAAATATCCTCTTCTCTAA
- a CDS encoding DUF4352 domain-containing protein produces the protein MNKKISIITIIIGILIVISGCSVSEKPESIVSEFIGGMKGFDLELMTSKINPADSNGKEDISNLFEDDEDQFQGYFLDYLKSNAKKIDYKIKEAKIYEDKAVVSVDFKYVDGGQLFKATFAEYIEEVFSVAFSDDEMTDEENSDLFLTVMKEQSELIEESFVEKTIDIECIKVDKQWYIDKPSEELLDVVMSNILSVGQELEDVFNSSSDNSINEPETIIEQVEADDINIIEKGIGDEITLTTIKLKVTKVEETQTLTATYGSPTLAKEDAKFVLVSLDITNITKSGFSMPPNLLLADNQGREFNTYSDSIGVIDDYLDYRDLSPSIKESGRFIFELPKDATSYYMIVGKSGTNDVYKIILK, from the coding sequence ATGAATAAGAAAATTAGCATTATTACAATTATTATCGGCATACTTATAGTAATTTCTGGCTGTTCAGTGTCTGAGAAACCAGAATCAATAGTGTCTGAATTTATTGGAGGAATGAAAGGTTTTGATTTAGAACTAATGACTTCTAAAATTAATCCAGCAGATTCAAATGGAAAAGAAGATATTTCTAACTTGTTTGAGGATGATGAGGATCAATTTCAAGGATACTTTCTAGATTACTTAAAATCAAACGCAAAAAAAATCGATTATAAAATTAAAGAAGCTAAAATCTATGAGGATAAGGCAGTAGTCAGTGTAGATTTTAAATATGTAGATGGTGGACAACTCTTTAAGGCTACTTTTGCAGAATATATCGAAGAGGTATTTTCTGTAGCTTTTTCTGATGATGAAATGACAGATGAAGAGAACTCAGATCTGTTCTTAACTGTTATGAAAGAGCAAAGCGAATTAATTGAAGAATCATTTGTTGAAAAAACGATAGACATTGAATGTATCAAGGTCGATAAGCAGTGGTATATTGATAAACCTAGTGAAGAACTTTTAGATGTGGTTATGTCAAATATTCTATCTGTTGGACAAGAGCTTGAAGATGTTTTTAATTCAAGTTCAGATAACAGTATTAATGAACCAGAAACGATTATTGAGCAAGTAGAAGCAGATGATATAAATATAATAGAAAAGGGTATAGGAGACGAGATAACACTTACAACAATTAAACTTAAGGTGACTAAAGTTGAGGAAACACAAACCCTTACTGCTACCTATGGCTCTCCAACATTAGCAAAAGAAGATGCAAAGTTTGTTTTGGTAAGTTTAGACATTACGAACATAACAAAATCAGGATTTTCGATGCCACCTAATTTATTGTTGGCTGATAATCAAGGTCGGGAGTTTAATACTTACTCTGATAGCATAGGTGTTATTGATGACTATTTAGATTATAGAGACTTGTCTCCAAGCATTAAAGAGAGTGGTCGTTTTATATTTGAATTACCAAAAGATGCAACAAGTTATTATATGATTGTTGGAAAATCTGGAACAAATGATGTATATAAGATTATATTAAAATAA
- a CDS encoding RNA-binding domain-containing protein, whose product MKQEILELLSLKQEGAYWDFKREWYSQGKKADILHDIIYMVNNLENKDAYIIIGIDEQDNYKLKGVENDTNRRNTQIAVDFLKDKKFAGEICPKVYVKAMIRRFSLICKCFIFPQVLIWGIFC is encoded by the coding sequence TTGAAGCAAGAAATATTAGAATTACTTAGTCTTAAGCAAGAAGGTGCGTACTGGGACTTTAAAAGGGAATGGTATTCGCAAGGCAAGAAAGCAGATATACTTCATGATATTATTTATATGGTTAATAATTTAGAAAATAAAGATGCTTATATAATTATTGGTATAGATGAACAGGATAATTATAAGCTTAAAGGTGTAGAGAATGATACTAATCGAAGGAATACACAGATAGCTGTAGATTTCCTAAAAGATAAGAAGTTTGCTGGAGAAATCTGTCCGAAAGTATATGTAAAAGCCATGATAAGAAGGTTTAGCTTAATATGTAAGTGTTTTATTTTCCCTCAAGTTCTGATTTGGGGGATTTTTTGCTAG
- a CDS encoding sigma-70 family RNA polymerase sigma factor — protein MQERELVVNVQKGDMQAFEQLFELYKCKALRTIYSMTRDKDISEDIVQEVFVSCYTSIKSLQNPEYFKTWFYRILTRTTWRYMEKEKTLIPVENIFRKSEDSYENSSLEKLEQKESSKLLYQEILKLQPKLQTTLILYYYNEFSVKEIAQTSIQ, from the coding sequence TTGCAAGAAAGAGAACTAGTAGTTAATGTCCAAAAGGGCGATATGCAAGCATTCGAGCAGCTGTTTGAGTTATACAAATGTAAAGCCTTACGGACGATTTATTCAATGACAAGAGATAAAGATATTAGCGAAGATATTGTTCAAGAAGTATTTGTATCATGTTATACTTCTATCAAAAGTCTTCAGAATCCAGAGTATTTCAAAACGTGGTTCTATAGAATATTAACTAGAACTACATGGAGATATATGGAGAAGGAAAAAACATTAATACCAGTAGAAAATATCTTTAGAAAATCAGAAGATAGCTATGAAAACTCATCATTAGAGAAACTTGAACAAAAGGAATCCTCCAAATTGCTTTATCAAGAAATCCTAAAACTACAACCTAAATTACAAACAACACTCATTCTGTACTATTACAACGAATTTTCTGTTAAAGAAATTGCACAAACTAGTATACAATAA
- a CDS encoding DJ-1/PfpI family protein gives MKKKLALIVYPNFSMQEIANFCYLFRWNYDTETVVFSSSLEVVNAEEGMLIQPHKTFEEFNIEEYDCLILSGCSDFRDSIRDPKIKEFLEQFKENDDFIIGAICSGPIYLSQAGLLENKKFTNSLYVEMNKMLNFINEENLVYAPLVEDKNIITAVGSAFNEFAIAVARKIGYECPDKIFTGVPEDWKESDYKLYLSKEDLRILQEEFKEFID, from the coding sequence GTGAAGAAAAAACTTGCATTAATAGTGTATCCAAATTTTAGTATGCAAGAAATAGCCAACTTTTGTTATCTATTTCGTTGGAACTATGATACTGAAACAGTTGTATTTTCCTCTAGTTTAGAAGTAGTTAATGCGGAGGAAGGTATGTTAATTCAGCCTCATAAAACATTTGAAGAATTTAATATTGAAGAGTATGATTGTTTGATATTATCTGGTTGCAGTGATTTTAGAGATTCAATTAGAGATCCAAAGATTAAAGAATTCTTAGAACAGTTTAAAGAAAATGATGATTTTATAATCGGAGCAATTTGTAGTGGACCTATTTATTTATCCCAAGCAGGTCTATTAGAAAATAAAAAATTCACTAACTCATTATATGTGGAGATGAATAAAATGCTTAATTTTATCAATGAGGAAAACCTCGTATATGCTCCTTTAGTTGAAGATAAAAATATCATAACTGCTGTAGGCTCCGCATTTAATGAATTTGCTATAGCAGTAGCTAGAAAAATCGGATACGAATGTCCGGATAAGATTTTTACAGGTGTTCCTGAAGACTGGAAAGAAAGTGATTACAAACTATATCTGAGCAAGGAAGACTTACGTATATTACAGGAGGAATTTAAAGAATTTATAGACTAG
- a CDS encoding DEAD/DEAH box helicase, which translates to MGVDILHLSNIYLYIKWYHIVYNIQMNRLKKERVDILDKKNFKDYSLSDEILKSVDLLGYKNLTKVQEETLPIILKGKDLVVKSQTGSGKTAAFAVPICESIYWDERSPQALVIVPTRELAMQVREEFFHIGRFKRLKIVEVYGKAPYGRQERELKERVHVVVGTPGRIIDHLERGNLRVDKIKYLVLDESDEMLNMGFLEQVENIIEKLPEERVNLLFSATMPEDIEELSKKYMNDPSYIEIESSSNTLDRIEQVRYNVEGIEKIELLKDITVVENPDNCIIFCNTRDDVNFVYDALMDENYSCNKIHGGMEQRDRTEVMEDFKMGKFRFLVATDVAARGIDVEDITHVINYDIPREVEPYIHRIGRTARKGKTGKAILLHDNYEEKYLKDILEYMERDIKLVEPLTEEEVEKNYTSFRNKMNEEREDIQIKGESLNEGILKLHINAGKKTKMRAGDVVGAICSIDGVNVEDIGIINIIDVSTFVEILNNKGDMVYKALQNTKIKGRVRNISIAIR; encoded by the coding sequence ATGGGGGTAGATATTTTACATCTATCTAATATTTATCTATATATTAAATGGTACCATATAGTATATAATATACAGATGAATAGATTGAAAAAAGAAAGAGTTGATATATTGGATAAGAAAAATTTTAAAGATTATAGTCTTAGTGATGAGATTTTAAAATCTGTTGATTTATTAGGATACAAGAATTTGACAAAAGTACAAGAAGAAACATTACCTATAATATTAAAAGGTAAAGACTTAGTTGTAAAATCACAAACAGGAAGTGGAAAAACTGCTGCATTTGCAGTTCCCATATGTGAGTCTATATATTGGGATGAAAGAAGCCCACAAGCATTAGTAATAGTTCCAACGAGAGAACTTGCAATGCAAGTAAGAGAAGAATTTTTTCATATAGGTAGATTTAAAAGATTAAAAATAGTAGAAGTTTATGGAAAAGCTCCATATGGAAGACAAGAAAGAGAATTAAAAGAAAGAGTTCATGTGGTAGTAGGAACACCAGGACGTATAATAGATCATTTAGAAAGAGGAAATTTAAGAGTAGATAAAATCAAATATTTAGTATTAGATGAATCTGATGAAATGTTAAATATGGGATTTTTAGAACAAGTTGAAAATATAATTGAAAAATTACCAGAAGAAAGAGTAAATTTATTATTTTCAGCCACAATGCCAGAAGATATAGAAGAACTTTCTAAAAAATATATGAATGACCCCAGTTATATAGAAATAGAATCTAGTAGCAATACTTTAGATAGAATAGAACAAGTAAGATATAATGTGGAAGGTATTGAAAAAATAGAGTTATTAAAAGATATAACAGTAGTTGAAAATCCAGATAATTGTATTATATTTTGTAATACTCGTGATGATGTAAACTTTGTATATGATGCTCTAATGGATGAAAATTATTCTTGTAATAAAATCCATGGAGGAATGGAACAAAGAGATAGAACAGAAGTAATGGAAGATTTTAAGATGGGTAAGTTTAGATTTTTAGTTGCAACAGATGTTGCTGCAAGGGGAATAGATGTTGAAGATATAACCCATGTAATAAATTACGATATTCCAAGAGAAGTTGAACCATATATTCATAGGATAGGAAGAACTGCTCGTAAAGGGAAGACTGGAAAGGCTATATTACTTCATGATAACTATGAAGAAAAGTATTTAAAAGATATTTTAGAGTATATGGAAAGAGATATTAAATTAGTAGAGCCACTAACTGAAGAAGAAGTAGAAAAGAATTATACATCTTTTAGAAATAAAATGAATGAAGAAAGAGAAGATATTCAAATAAAAGGTGAAAGTTTAAATGAGGGAATTTTAAAACTTCATATAAATGCCGGAAAGAAAACTAAAATGAGAGCTGGAGATGTGGTTGGTGCAATTTGTAGTATAGATGGAGTAAATGTTGAAGATATAGGTATTATAAATATTATAGATGTATCAACATTTGTTGAAATTTTAAATAATAAAGGTGATATGGTTTATAAAGCTCTACAAAATACTAAGATAAAAGGTAGAGTTAGAAACATTAGTATTGCAATAAGATAG
- a CDS encoding methyltransferase domain-containing protein, with product MNNRRTSVVLGVELNPDSVRNAIQNSKINNMENVSFINEDAGEYMVKRASKGESVDLVIIDPPREGSDEDFLSSLVKL from the coding sequence GTGAATAATAGAAGGACTTCAGTAGTTTTAGGGGTTGAATTAAACCCTGATTCTGTTAGGAATGCTATACAAAATAGTAAAATAAACAACATGGAAAATGTGTCTTTTATAAATGAAGATGCAGGAGAATACATGGTAAAAAGAGCTAGTAAAGGAGAAAGTGTGGACCTAGTAATAATTGATCCACCAAGAGAAGGTAGTGATGAAGACTTCTTATCATCATTAGTAAAACTTTAA
- a CDS encoding DUF3788 family protein — translation MHAWEAIQSSLNYIEDHLTENIKIETLAKVAALSPYYFQRLFGRLVKKPVNEYVRLRRLARASEALKSKEKRIIDVALDYGFSDHANFTRAFKDAYGITPDEYRTSPVILNHFIMPDLLLNYVMVDENVPLIADGILVEVIRRKLDEPRIFIGIEGEVPETELTGGKATGIATAGIIWDEFHRRKSNIMNLLPEGNEVGILYMGDAREGCCTYMTGAEAAGNPQVEGYASYTLPQGEYAVCCFEAENFTELIGSAIFKASTFMGNWMKNHGLTCGNFAAEMYYDTNSDASYMELWLPLSSSQKMMKMKKTWDKTNGAQKPSLAAVSEYVKNPLFEQLCKYLETEYQSKPVLEYSRCSMQYGWNVKYKKAGRTLCTLYPMEGYFIALIVIGEREQTETELMLPFFTEYLQQLYHETKTGMGQKWLMINVTDDAVLEDVKQCIAIRRGKKKK, via the coding sequence ATGCATGCATGGGAAGCAATTCAGAGTTCCTTGAACTATATTGAAGATCATTTAACAGAAAATATAAAGATAGAAACACTCGCAAAGGTGGCGGCATTATCACCATATTATTTTCAGCGCCTGTTTGGGCGTTTGGTAAAAAAACCCGTAAATGAATATGTGAGGCTGCGTAGGCTAGCAAGAGCTTCAGAAGCTCTTAAAAGTAAAGAAAAACGAATTATTGATGTGGCACTTGATTACGGATTTTCAGACCATGCAAACTTTACGCGTGCGTTTAAAGATGCATATGGCATCACGCCGGATGAATATCGTACATCTCCTGTTATACTCAATCATTTCATCATGCCCGATCTGCTATTGAACTATGTTATGGTTGATGAAAATGTACCATTGATTGCTGATGGTATTTTGGTTGAAGTGATACGCAGAAAACTGGATGAACCGCGTATATTTATTGGAATTGAAGGCGAAGTGCCCGAGACTGAATTAACAGGAGGCAAAGCTACCGGTATCGCTACTGCCGGGATTATATGGGATGAATTCCACCGTCGGAAATCTAACATTATGAATTTACTGCCGGAGGGCAATGAAGTTGGAATTCTCTATATGGGAGACGCCAGAGAAGGCTGCTGTACATATATGACCGGAGCAGAAGCCGCTGGAAATCCACAAGTCGAGGGATATGCTTCTTATACACTCCCACAAGGGGAATATGCTGTTTGCTGCTTTGAGGCGGAGAACTTTACAGAACTTATTGGTTCTGCGATTTTTAAAGCATCCACCTTTATGGGTAACTGGATGAAAAATCACGGTTTGACTTGCGGTAATTTTGCTGCCGAGATGTATTATGATACAAATTCTGATGCAAGCTATATGGAGCTATGGCTGCCGTTAAGTTCGTCACAGAAGATGATGAAAATGAAAAAAACATGGGATAAAACCAATGGAGCACAAAAGCCGTCATTGGCAGCAGTCAGTGAATATGTGAAAAACCCTTTGTTTGAACAGTTGTGCAAATATTTGGAGACAGAATATCAGAGCAAGCCCGTGTTGGAATATAGCAGATGCTCCATGCAGTATGGATGGAATGTGAAGTATAAAAAGGCAGGACGTACCCTATGTACACTATATCCAATGGAGGGATACTTTATTGCCCTCATTGTCATTGGTGAACGTGAGCAGACAGAAACCGAATTGATGCTTCCTTTTTTCACAGAGTATTTGCAGCAACTGTATCACGAAACAAAAACAGGTATGGGTCAGAAGTGGCTCATGATTAACGTGACGGATGACGCAGTGCTGGAGGATGTTAAGCAATGTATCGCCATTAGAAGAGGTAAAAAAAAGAAATAA
- a CDS encoding GyrI-like domain-containing protein — translation MAIISKISLFEQPEQHVLSIRTTINFNDYQNTAEHVYKKIMEYTAFNGLLLSGGPFVCYHNADLENLDVEMGFPVAKPVSGNNDIAGYTIPVQKAVSGIFLGAYEDTDPLMIEIMQWIIEHGYEQQGKIYNYYLNDDNRNTSELLTQIVVPIK, via the coding sequence ATGGCAATAATATCAAAAATTAGTTTATTCGAGCAACCGGAGCAGCATGTCCTATCTATCCGCACCACTATCAATTTCAATGATTATCAGAATACTGCCGAGCATGTCTATAAGAAAATTATGGAGTATACAGCATTTAATGGTCTGTTGCTTTCCGGTGGTCCTTTTGTATGCTACCATAATGCTGATTTGGAAAACCTTGATGTTGAAATGGGTTTTCCAGTAGCTAAACCAGTATCGGGAAATAATGATATCGCTGGATATACAATTCCGGTTCAAAAAGCGGTTTCAGGTATCTTCTTAGGCGCTTATGAAGATACTGATCCACTGATGATTGAAATTATGCAGTGGATAATAGAGCATGGCTATGAACAGCAAGGAAAGATTTACAATTATTATTTGAATGATGATAATCGCAATACGAGTGAACTGCTTACACAAATTGTTGTACCGATAAAATAG
- a CDS encoding recombinase zinc beta ribbon domain-containing protein, whose protein sequence is MYVKMELFGQKVYYVKERHPAIIDKKIWEAVQLEMKKKDYMERHRVRQLDFIRVEDNPFTGRVSGSVLGRKTWNSTDGGLKRRVWQCNRKYEKKGEVRCRNKHIDEDVLYKAIISSFNVLVENKEYFIEKWKAEDGDELKKYRVNEFIEIIEDGIVIEEFDIDLYFKMIEKMVVFEDRVIVGFLNGAEVECTIQ, encoded by the coding sequence GTGTACGTAAAAATGGAACTGTTTGGGCAAAAGGTGTATTATGTAAAGGAAAGACATCCTGCAATTATAGATAAGAAAATTTGGGAAGCAGTCCAGCTTGAAATGAAAAAAAAAGACTATATGGAGAGACATAGGGTTAGACAACTTGATTTTATAAGGGTAGAGGACAATCCATTTACAGGAAGAGTTAGTGGCAGTGTTTTGGGAAGAAAGACTTGGAACTCAACAGATGGAGGACTTAAACGGAGAGTTTGGCAGTGCAACAGGAAATACGAGAAGAAGGGTGAAGTAAGGTGTAGAAATAAGCATATTGATGAAGATGTTTTATATAAAGCAATTATTAGTAGCTTTAATGTCTTAGTGGAAAATAAGGAATATTTTATAGAAAAGTGGAAAGCTGAAGATGGAGACGAGCTTAAAAAGTATAGAGTAAATGAATTTATTGAAATTATTGAAGATGGAATAGTAATTGAAGAATTTGATATAGATTTATATTTTAAGATGATTGAGAAAATGGTAGTATTTGAAGATAGGGTAATAGTTGGATTCCTTAATGGAGCAGAGGTTGAGTGCACAATTCAATAG
- a CDS encoding GNAT family N-acetyltransferase — MRYIEDENFKYKDELIKELRTYNLKHTGEKDSSTEYFYAVDSGKLVGSVYTNYSWDWVSIGSIFYENIDVLKKLISEVSHYYKNKAIGMKLYTEVESRVEDFKSIGFDIGGITEITPRINRYSYLKNIDFDIKSNSQTEVIVMTEKIDKYNSILLNRIERFNRDNNIYPMEERNIMFVALDYDKFVGGVHGTITEDSMYIGWLVVDEEYKGNGIGKNLMCKIEEKAKELNVYSINLGTVEFQAVKFYEKLGYKIVFVKENDPRGYKSYSMVKKI; from the coding sequence ATGAGGTATATAGAGGATGAAAATTTTAAATATAAAGATGAACTGATAAAAGAATTAAGAACTTACAATTTGAAACATACTGGTGAAAAAGACTCATCAACTGAATATTTTTATGCTGTTGATAGTGGAAAACTGGTTGGAAGTGTATATACAAATTATTCTTGGGATTGGGTAAGTATTGGTAGTATATTTTATGAGAATATTGATGTTTTAAAAAAGTTGATTTCAGAGGTTAGTCATTATTATAAAAATAAAGCAATAGGCATGAAATTATATACAGAAGTTGAATCTAGGGTAGAAGATTTTAAGTCTATTGGTTTTGATATTGGAGGAATTACAGAGATAACACCAAGAATAAATAGATATTCTTATTTGAAGAATATTGATTTTGATATAAAAAGTAATTCTCAGACAGAAGTTATAGTTATGACTGAAAAAATAGATAAATATAATTCTATTTTATTAAATCGAATAGAGAGATTTAATAGGGATAATAATATTTATCCAATGGAAGAAAGAAATATAATGTTTGTTGCATTAGATTATGATAAATTTGTTGGAGGCGTTCATGGGACCATTACTGAAGATTCAATGTATATAGGTTGGCTTGTAGTTGATGAAGAATATAAAGGAAATGGAATTGGTAAAAATCTTATGTGTAAAATAGAGGAAAAAGCAAAAGAGCTAAATGTCTATAGTATTAATTTAGGTACAGTAGAGTTTCAAGCAGTAAAATTCTATGAAAAATTAGGATACAAGATAGTTTTTGTAAAAGAGAATGATCCAAGAGGCTATAAATCATATAGTATGGTGAAAAAAATATAA
- a CDS encoding Fic family protein, whose amino-acid sequence MKVKAAKLGYFLVKNHSFIDGNKKIGRNSQ is encoded by the coding sequence ATTAAAGTAAAAGCAGCAAAATTAGGTTACTTTTTAGTAAAGAACCATTCTTTTATAGATGGAAATAAGAAAATTGGGAGGAACAGTCAATGA
- a CDS encoding TetR/AcrR family transcriptional regulator, whose amino-acid sequence MAREVFKKLAEDKKNTIIKSGICEFSKKSYSEASTDIITRNCGISKGILFYYFGSKKEFYFYCLEKALERLITELPELEVNDFYGIIFSFIEEKFNLCREFPEEMRIVNMAARETNSQISERRNEVLAKYMIKGKEKSAKVMGKAVAALNLKEEANTEKVTAAFTLYIGAIINKYLEIYKEMPGQFFKQSEEIKAEIRACMDFMLYGVVKEESE is encoded by the coding sequence ATGGCGAGAGAGGTATTTAAAAAACTAGCAGAGGATAAGAAAAATACTATTATTAAAAGTGGAATATGTGAGTTTTCAAAAAAATCATATTCAGAAGCAAGTACAGATATAATAACTAGAAATTGTGGTATATCGAAAGGTATACTATTTTACTATTTCGGAAGTAAAAAAGAATTCTATTTTTATTGTTTGGAGAAGGCTCTGGAACGGCTTATTACAGAACTGCCAGAGCTGGAAGTAAATGATTTTTATGGGATCATATTCTCATTTATAGAAGAGAAATTCAACCTTTGCCGTGAATTTCCAGAAGAGATGCGGATTGTAAACATGGCAGCACGAGAGACGAATAGTCAGATTTCTGAGCGAAGGAATGAAGTACTCGCAAAGTATATGATAAAGGGTAAGGAAAAATCGGCAAAGGTAATGGGCAAGGCAGTGGCAGCGCTTAATTTAAAAGAAGAAGCTAATACTGAGAAAGTAACAGCGGCTTTTACCCTTTATATTGGGGCAATCATTAACAAATATTTAGAAATTTACAAAGAGATGCCAGGTCAGTTTTTTAAACAGTCAGAAGAAATAAAAGCAGAGATAAGAGCGTGTATGGATTTTATGTTATATGGTGTGGTGAAGGAGGAATCAGAATGA